The following are from one region of the Nicotiana tabacum cultivar K326 chromosome 3, ASM71507v2, whole genome shotgun sequence genome:
- the LOC107817916 gene encoding light-induced protein, chloroplastic-like, which yields MASISSLNQIPCKTLQITSQYSKPTSKISTFPITSTNFPSISVKEFTNPKPKFTAQAKNYDKDDEWGPEVEQIKPSGGGVAVAEEEPPKEPSEIELLKKQLVDSFYGTNRGLSASSETRAEIVELITKLESMNPTPAPTEALPLLNGKWILAYTSFSGLFPLLSRGTLPLVRVEEISQTIDSETFAVQNCVVFAGPLATTSITTNAKFEVKSPKRVQIKFDEGIIGTPQLTDSIELPENVEFLGQKIDLSPFKSLINSVQDTASSVAKSISSQPPIKFPISNSNAQSWLLTTYLDDELRISRGDGGSVFVLIKEGSPLLKP from the exons ATGGCTTCCATCTCTTCTCTAAATCAAATTCCTTGCAAAACTCTGCAAATTACATCCCAATATTCAAAACCCAcctcaaaaatctcaacttttCCCATCACCTCCACAAATTTCCCATCAATTTCAGTCAAAGAATTCACAAACCCAAAACCAAAATTCACAGCACAAGCCAAGAACTACGACAAGGACGACGAGTGGGGTCCAGAAGTGGAGCAAATAAAGCCAAGTGGAGGAGGAGTAGCGGTAGCAGAGGAAGAACCGCCAAAGGAGCCGAGCGAAATCGAATTGCTGAAGAAACAGTTGGTTGATTCATTTTATGGAACCAATAGGGGTTTGAGTGCTAGCAGTGAAACTCGTGCTGAGATCGTGGAACTCATCACTAAGCTTGAATCCATGAACCCAACTCCTGCTCCTACCGAGGCGTTGCCTCTTCTCAATGGCAAATGGATTCTTGC GTACACATCTTTTTCTGGTCTGTTCCCCTTGTTGTCAAGGGGCACACTGCCTCTGGTTCGCGTCGAGGAGATTTCCCAGACCATCGATTCTGAGACTTTTGCTGTTCAGAACTGTGTCGTCTTTGCTGGACCGTTAGCTACAACTTCCATTACTACCAACGCCAAATTCGAAGTCAAAAGTCCTAAGCGTGTCCAG ATTAAATTTGATGAAGGCATAATTGGAACACCCCAGTTGACGGATTCTATTGAGCTGCCTGAGAATGTCGAATTCTTGGGACAAAAAATTGATCTAAGCCCTTTCAAAAGCTTGATTAATTCAGTCCAAGACACAGCTTCTTCAGTAGCCAAGTCTATTTCCAGTCAACCACCAATTAAGTTTCCTATTTCCAACAGCAATGCACAATCTTGGCTGCTGACAACATACCTGGATGATGAGCTTAGGATTTCCAGAGGAGATGGAGGCAGTGTATTTGTGTTGATCAAGGAAGGCAGTCCCCTCTTGAAGCCTTAA